Proteins encoded together in one Eublepharis macularius isolate TG4126 chromosome 2, MPM_Emac_v1.0, whole genome shotgun sequence window:
- the LOC129323382 gene encoding integrase/recombinase xerD homolog — MQGVLGSVAPSTLRAYSAALAHFLAFAGAAGGGGAWPTSQDIVLRYLVHLKGSGLSPRSMRRDLAAVSFFSKAQGFPDPCCGFIVRRALEGWARLTPLPPDRRRPITLDILERVLRALPGLCWSPGEARLFRAAFVVAFYSAFRVSEVAAGSRSDTSGRALASSDLTCSPRRVTITLRRSKTDQRGRGSTVTLRAARHRLLCPVRAVRAFLECRPPHPGPLFIHEDGSPLSRYQFSSVLRACLQSAGLPPMQFGSHSFRIGAATVAADLGLPAPVIQSIGRWHSSAFHSYIRPTGGALH; from the coding sequence ATGCAGGGAGTATTGGGCTCAGTGGCCCCGTCCACCCTCCGGGCGTACTCAGCAGCGCTCGCCCATTTCTTGGCCTTTGCTGGAGCTGCTGGCGGTGGTGGGGCTTGGCCCACTTCTCAGGACATTGTCCTGCGGTACCTGGTGCATCTCAAGGGTTCGGGGCTTTCCCCGCGTTCCATGCGGAGGGACTTGGCAGCCGTCTCCTTTTTCAGCAAGGCCCAGGGCTTCCCCGATCCTTGCTGCGGTTTCATTGTCCGCCGGGCCCTGGAGGGTTGGGCCAGGCTCACCCCCCTTCCTCCGGACCGCAGGCGCCCCATCACGTTGGACATCCTTGAGCGCGTGCTTCGGGCACTGCCCGGCCTCTGTTGGTCCCCGGGCGAGGCAAGGCTCTTCCGTGCCGCCTTCGTGGTAGCCTTTTACAGCGCCTTCCGCGTCAGTGAAGTTGCAGCGGGGTCCCGTTCCGACACGTCGGGCCGGGCCCTGGCATCCTCCGACCTGACCTGTTCCCCCCGCCGGGTGACCATCACCCTGCGGCGTTCCAAGACCGACCAGCGCGGCCGGGGGTCCACCGTCACTCTGCGGGCAGCTAGGCACCGGCTACTATGCCCGGTCCGGGCTGTCAGGGCCTTTCTGGAGTGCCGTCCCCCCCACCCCGGGCCTCTCTTTATACACGAGGACGGTTCCCCCCTCTCCCGGTACCAGTTCTCCTCGGTGCTCAGGGCTTGCCTGCAGTCCGCGGGGCTACCCCCCATGCAGTTTGGCTCGCACTCCTTTCGTATTGGGGCGGCAACCGTGGCCGCTGACTTGGGGCTCCCGGCGCCGGTCATTCAGTCCATCGGTCGCTGGCACTCCAGCGCGTTCCATTCCTACATTCGCCCCACGGGGGGTGCCTTGCACTAA